The proteins below are encoded in one region of Aspergillus nidulans FGSC A4 chromosome III:
- a CDS encoding uncharacterized protein (transcript_id=CADANIAT00006466), with protein MIGWLIKFGHTLGLKGRLTRRQPNMNLSVTVFASVSDLSPTLSRILPTLHAHRLGISLYDCQFDSESGDRVPIPDQVIDSVVAALIRFKLVCMDLGVQEQNIQVVATEATREAINSAGFFQAIVSSTGLHLRLLRKEDEGRIASGFSDIEGLMMNLGEDSTQIT; from the exons ATGATCGGCTGG TTAATTAAGTTCGGTCACACGTTGGGATTGAAGGGTCGACTGACCCGCCGTCAGCCCAACATGAAT CTTTCAGTAACGGTATTCGCTTCAGTGTCAGATCTCTCACCAACTCTTTCGCGTATCCTTCCTACACTGCATGCACATCGTCTCGGAATATCGCTCTATGACTGCCAGTTCGACTCAGAAAGTGGTGATCGGGTGCCGATTCCTGATCAAGTTATCGATAGTGTGGTTGCAGCCCTTATCAGATTCAAGCTAGTGTGCATGGATCTGGGAGTACAGGAACAGAACATTCAGGTTGTTGCCACTGAGGCAACTCGCGAGGCAATTAATTCAGCAGGGTTTTTTCAAGCCATCGTATCCAGCACTGGGCTCCATCTGCGGCTCTTGAggaaggaagatgaaggccgTATTGCAAGCGGGTTTTCTGATATCGAAGGGCTCATGATGAACCTTGGAGAAGACAGTACCCAAATAACATAG
- a CDS encoding putative short-chain dehydrogenase (transcript_id=CADANIAT00006467) has product MGGLFGQLFTKLTLPPASAVDGKTILITGGNTGLGREAARHALALGAATVILGVRTLSKGEEAKADIESSTGNSGRNKVLVWPIDLESFASVQAFAERARNYVAGENGRLDLAIMNAGIASVMWAVTPDGWERHLQINVLSTALLSLKLLPLLRHTAEQHPQDWQRPHLVIVTSDSHESVKFPERTADRIFPVLNDQGQWAKSQRLGGPIERYGVSKLMAILMTEDIARLVPRSTQGDPLVVVNSVAPGFCKSELLTRESVPWFLKVIEALVARSAQEGSKTLLDSATRGIASHGKWLENQAITTPGKLVTDPNEAAYKKKEARHSQSTSEHS; this is encoded by the exons ATGGGCGGGCTATTTGGCCAGCTCTTCACAAAACTGACACTTCCACCCGCATCCGCCGTTGATGGGAAGACTATCCTCATCACTGGGGGCAATACTGGCCTCGGCCGCGAAGCCGCCCGGCACGCCCTGGCCCTCGGCGCCGCCACGGTCATCTTAGGCGTTCGCACCCTCTCCAAAGGAGAGGAGGCCAAAGCCGATATTGAATCGAGTACTGGCAACTCGGGCAGAAACAAAGTCCTTGTCTGGCCGATCGACCTTGAATCTTTCGCTAGCGTCCAAGCCTTTGCAGAAAGAGCACGAAACTATGTTGCGGGTGAGAATGGTCGCCTCGACTTGGCGATCATGAATGCTGGTATAGCCTCAGTAATGTGGGCTGTCACCCCCGATGGTTGGGAGAGACACCTCCAAATCAACGTGCTCTCCACGGCGCTTCTCAGTCTGAAACTGTTGCCCTTGTTGCGTCACACCGCCGAACAGCATCCGCAAGACTGGCAAAGGCCGCATCTGGTCATAGTCACGAGCGACAGTCATGAATCCGTCAAATTCCCTGAGCGTACGGCAGATCGCATTTTCCCCGTCTTGAATGACCAGGGCCAATGGGCCAAATCTCAGAGATTGGGAGGTCCGATTGAGCGTTACGGGGTGTCGAAATTGATGGCTATCTTGATGACGGAGGATATTGCTCGGTTAGTGCCTAGATCTACACAGGGAGACCCGCTCGTCGTAGTTAATTCGGTGGCACCTGGGTTCTGCAAGTCGGAATTGTTGACCAGGGAGAGTGTGCCGTGGTTTCTAAAGGTGATCGAGGCCCTGGTTGCCAGATCTGCGCAGGAAGGGAGCAAAACACTCTTGGATAGTGCAACCCGCGGCATAGCCTCCCATGGAAAGTGGTTGGAGAACCAAGCGATCACTAC GCCGGGGAAGCTAGTGACGGACCCTAACGAGGCGGCATATAAGAAGAAG GAAGCCCGTCATTCACAGTCAACTTCTGAGCAcagttga
- a CDS encoding Dabb family protein (transcript_id=CADANIAT00006468), with translation MSVTHIVVFRFKDGTSDEKIEEVCREVVALKEKCILPRTQKPYIKSYVGGKDHSPEGAQHGMTHAFVAQFESREDRDYYVSKDPVHLELGPRIAPVVETFLCLDFTPGLIL, from the exons ATGTCTGTGACACATATCGTTGTCTTCCGCTTCAAGGATGGAACGAGTGACGAGAAGATCGAAGAG GTGTGCCGTGAGGTTGTAGCCCTCAAGGAGAAGTGCATTTTGCCACGGACCCAGAAGCCCTACATTAAATCCTACGTTGGTGGCAAAGACCACTCCCCTGAAGGCGCCCAG CATGGGATGACGCATGCGTTTGTGGCCCAGTTCGAGAGCCGAGAGGATCGCGACTACTACGTCTCCAAGGATCCCGTCCACCTGGAACTTGGACCCCGAATTGCGCCGGTGGTCGAGACATTTCTGTGCCTAGACTTCACTCCTGGGCTCATTCTGTGa
- a CDS encoding aldehyde reductase II (transcript_id=CADANIAT00006469): MNSSLYVIPVGATILVTGANGYIASHVCNILLSMGYRVRGTLRSPKPWLTAFFDAKYGTGRFESFILPDLTQRGAWQVAVEGVQGIAHVASDMSMKPNPEQVVPQMVQGVQNALKAAMQQPQVKRVVYTSSSTAAYISVPNKEGVRITRETWHDACIDAAWDKDTPENERGYLVYSASKTSAEKEAWNWVQQNQPHFGFNSIVPNTNYGRILCPEIPATSMTETANLLHGNDSVIRRFPPQWFVDVEDTARLHVVALLSPSAVGKRIFAFAQAFNWTDILTILHELRPDNIHLPPCPKNEGRDLSEIEDAPEAEALMNEFFGTKGWVSLKESLAAGLEGYW; encoded by the exons ATGAACAGCAGTCTCTATGTTATTCCTGTTGGCGCCACGATACTCGTGACCGGCGCTAACGGCTACATTGCCTCGCATGTCTGCAATATTCTGCTCTCCATGGGGTATCGAGTTCGAGGCACCCTTCGCTCTCCAAAGCCCTGGTTAACCGCCTTCTTCGACGCCAAGTATGGGACTGGCCGTTTTGAGTCTTTTATCCTTCCAGACCTGACACAGCGGGGGGCATGGCAGGTCGCCGTCGAGGGGGTCCAGGGAATCGCGCATGTGGCTTCCGACATGTCAATGAAACCCAACCCCGAACAGGTCGTGCCCCAGATGGTGCAAGGAGTGCAGAATGCGCTGAAGGCTGCAATGCAACAGCCGCAGGTCAAGAGGGTAGTGTATACCTCTTCGTCGACCGCGGCGTACATCTCGGTGCCGAATAAAGAAGGGGTGCGAATCACACGAG AAACATGGCATGATGCTTGTATTGATGCCGCTTGGGACAAGGACACCCCGGAGAACGAGAGGGGGTACCTGGTGTACAGTGCCTCCAAGACTTCGGCTGAAAAGGAGGCTTGGAACTGGGTGCAGCAAAACCAGCCCCATTTTGGGTTCAACTCCATCGTGCCTAATACCAACTACGGGCGCATTCTGTGTCCGGAGATTCCTGCAACCAGCATGACTGAGACCGCCAACCTGCTCCATGGCAATGACTCCGTCATTCGCCGTTTCCCGCCCC AATGGTTTGTGGACGTTGAGGACACCGCGAGGCTCCACGTCGTTGCTCTCCTGAGCCCGTCTGCAGTAGGAAAGCGCATCTTCGCGTTCGCGCAGGCGTTTAACTGGACCGATATCCTTACCATTCTTCATGAGCTCCGACCAGATAATATACATCTGCCGCCTTGTCCCAAGAATGAAGGCAGGGATCTCAGCGAGATCGAAGACGctccagaggcagaggcattAATGAATGAGTTCTTCGGTACCAAGGGCTGGGTTAGCTTGAAAGAAAGTCTTGCGGCTGGCCTAGAAGGGTATTGGTAG
- a CDS encoding flavin-containing monooxygenase (transcript_id=CADANIAT00006470) has translation MNYEKTAAFQVKMPFSHDEHNVLPKTPGLSPTGSSPYDIAQQWTTQVDAQLRSDAPDLSCLLHQDSWWRDMLAFDWDLHTVRGRDKIRDYIISHQPRAHVKRITLVILPGQEPMAEKPQEGTTWVRAMFDFETYCGSGSGVVYLTCHASEWKAFVVYTALQEISGFEARIGRKRPEGTVESMPGGIAQGTWVERRLKQVEFAKEEPTVLVLGAGQSGLNISARLQSMGISCLAIDQNKRVGDSWRNRYRTLVAHDHVNVTHLAYLPFPKTWPKYSSKDKLADWFEAYATIMELNIWLESTVQSAEYDEGQQCWTVTIRRKDQQRVVRPSHVIWCGGQFGVEKVPSLPTLSVFRGTVYHSKYHRDAGLLSPSGKKVIVVGTGNSGHDIAQDFHEHGAEVTLLQRGGTYVLGQAGLPLLPENAFVDDELLPLDVVDLLSESLPWPIAFELLRQNTREILTADRDLLDGLEKSGFQLDYGPNRQGIIGLYVERGGGYYIDFGCSQLIIDGKIRLQQCAKGIFGFDEHHLLLGDGSRLEADIVVLATGYHSSLEAVRKVLGPEVARRCNKQVWGLDAAGEFNTVWRPSGHPGLWFMGGNLAQSRVYSRFVALQVAATNAGLVGPRKIV, from the exons ATGAACTACGAAAAGACAGCTGCATTTCAAGTGAAGATGCCTTTTTCTCACGATGAACACAATGTCCTTCCCAAAACGCCTGGGCTCTCTCCCACCGGTTCGAGCCCTTATGACATCGCGCAGCAATGGACAACCCAGGTGGATGCACAGTTGAGAAGCGACGCGCCCGATCTCTCTTGTCTCCTTCACCAGGATTCATGGTGGCGAGACATGCTTGCTTTTGACTGGGACTTGCACACGGTTCGAGGGCGTGATAAGATCCGTGACTATATTATTAGCCACCAGCCCCGGGCTCATGTCAAGAGGATTACCCTGGTGATCCTTCCGGGACAGGAACCTATGGCAGAAAAGCCGCAGGAGGGCACGACTTGGGTGCGGGCCATGTTCGATTTCGAGACGTACTGCGGTAGCGGCTCCGGAGTGGTGTACCTTACCTGCCACGCTTCCGAGTGGAAAGCTTTCGTCGTTTACACTGCCCTACAGGAGATTAGCGGGTTTGAAGCTCGTATTGGACGTAAACGACCAGAGGGCACTGTCGAATCGATGCCCGGCGGAATCGCGCAGGGGACGTGGGTAGAACGGCGACTTAAGCAGGTAGAGTTTGCCAAGGAAGAGCCTACTGTCCTCGTTTTGGGTGCCGGTCAGTCTGGTCTAAATATCAGCGCGCGCCTGCAGAGTATGGGCATCTCATGCCTTGCCATTGACCAGAACAAGCGCGTGGGCGACAGCTGGAGGAATCGCTACCGGACTCTGGTAGCGCACGATCACGTCAATGTCACCCATCTGGCCTATCTCCCATTTCCGAAAACCTGGCCCAAGTACTCCTCCAAGGACAAGCTGGCAGACTGGTTCGAAGCGTATGCGACGATCATGGAGCTGAACATCTGGCTGGAGTCCACTGTCCAGTCGGCGGAGTACGATGAGGGCCAGCAGTGCTGGACAGTCACCATCCGGCGTAAGGACCAGCAGCGCGTCGTCCGGCCCTCGCATGTTATCTGGTGTGGTGGCCAATTTGGAGTCGAAAAGGTGCCCAGCCTGCCAACACTTTCTGTCTTTCGGGGAACCGTCTACCACAGCAAGTACCACCGAGATGCGGGCCTATTATCTCCCAGCGGAAAGAAGGTGATTGTCGTTGGGACCGGAAACAGTGGTCACGACATCGCGCAAGACTTTCACGAGCATGGAGCAGAAGTCACTTTGCTCCAGCGCGGAGGGACATATGTACTCGGGCAGGCAGGGCTCCCGCTGCTGCCAGAAAATGCATTCGTTGACGATGAGTT GCTTCCTCTCGACGTCGTCGACCTGCTCTCCGAGAGCCTGCCGTGGCCAATCGCCTTTGAACTCCTGCGCCAGAATACAAGGGAAATCCTGACGGCGGACCGGGATTTGCTTGATGGTCTCGAGAAGTCAGGGTTCCAGCTAGACTACGGACCCAATAGGCAGGGAATCATCGGCCTCTATGTAGAGCGAGGAGGCGGATACTACATTGACTTTGGCTGCAGCCAGCTAATCATCGACGGCAAGATACGACTCCAGCAGTGCGCAAAGGGCATCTTTGGATTCGATGAGCACCATCTGCTGCTTGGAGATGGGAGTCGTCTAGAAGCAGACATTGTCGTTCTTGCGACGGGATACCATAGCTCCCTCGAGGCAGTTCGCAAGGTGCTCGGACCGGAAGTTGCAAGACGGTGCAACAAGCAGGTGTGGGGGCTGGACGCCGCCGGGGAGTTCAACACG GTCTGGCGGCCCAGTGGCCACCCTGGCTTGTGGTTCATGGGGGGAAATCTGGCTCAGTCGCGAGTCTATTCCAGGTTTGTCGCCCTGCAGGTTGCTGCTACAAATGCCGGTCTAGTTGGTCCTCGTAAGATAGTCTAG